In Schizosaccharomyces osmophilus chromosome 2, complete sequence, the following proteins share a genomic window:
- the lys7 gene encoding alpha-aminoadipate reductase phosphopantetheinyl transferase Lys7 translates to MASSVVKILVNTQSWSDQVNSSPELQLLLPEEKSQVKRYYFAKDANMAMASMLVKRQVLATLFCTKPDSVRISIAENGRPYYSKKVSENTDFDFNVSHYGGMVVFVGIWISKNSPISTQSPRSIGVDIVECKSLSDEPNWMDDFEFVFNREQWTQVFSSGDRLAAFFLFWASKEAVLKSLGLGLHGDPALVELQIPVFQDFVCGSNIHALRAGTASYAKSRFQLELQKLNINGSVFFIAIAYPADLEVLESDWLEVSSLSTDHLQQKIIEKFNYNTMKF, encoded by the exons atggcTTCAAGTGTTGTTAAAATCTTAGTTAACACGCAGTCTTGGTCCGATCAGGTGAAT TCGTCCCCAGAACTCCAGTTGTTACTTCCGGAAGAAAAATCGCAAGTAAAACGATACTATTTCGCCAAAGATGCGAATATGGCGATGGCTTCCATGCTCGTGAAGCGGCAGGTACTTGCTACACTTTTCTGTACAAAACCAGACTCTGTGCGGATAAGTATAGCCGAAAATGGACGTCCATATTACTCCAAAAAAGTTTCCGAAAACACCGATTTCGATTTTAATGTGTCTCATTATGGCGGTATGGTAGTATTCGTGGGTATTTGGATTTCCAAGAATAGTCCAATTTCGACGCAAAGTCCACGCAGCATTGGTGTAGACATAGTTGAGTGCAAAAGCCTAAGTGACGAACCCAACTGGATGGACGATTTTGAATTCGTATTCAATCGGGAACAGTGGACACAGGTTTTCTCCTCCGGCGATCGTTTGGCagctttttttctcttttggGCTTCTAAAGAAGCCGTGTTAAAGTCACTTGGATTGGGACTTCATGGTGACCCTGCTCTCGTTGAATTACAAATTCCGGTGTTTCAAGATTTCGTATGCGGCAGCAACATACATGCGTTGCGTGCTGGAACCGCTTCCTATGCTAAGAGCAGATTTCAATTAGAATTGCAGAAATTAAATATTAATGGATCTGTATTTTTCATTGCGATTGCTTATCCTGCCGACCTTGAAGTTTTAGAGTCCGATTGGCTAGAGGTGTCAAGTCTTTCTACAGATcatcttcaacaaaaaatcatcgaaaaatttaattacAATACTATGAAATTTTAG
- the nuc2 gene encoding anaphase-promoting complex TPR lobe subcomplex subunit Apc3 — protein MVDRLKCLIWYSIDNQQYKNAIFYAERLYAVEDSGESLHLLAYSHLLNLDYNIAFDLLNRNVKHIPCVFVFAKVCLILGRYKQGITSIETCRPQWKSILPNLNDTNANRGRPDASSMLDVLGLMYKKAGYIKKATECFVESISINPYNFTCFQNLIAIGVPLDVDNIFILPPYLNAPKLSEKFQFNPPLAGPDTYSLKRGKKPFPSLTKQTTSEFPVNPSSSSSMSAFTNWFDRVDPNTNDAEEEGIKEEAKLNPSSASYTDSLKPSTSSSSVRKDILSKNEVASAKLSTYKTGARFAAKLREASNKRNEGELPLNYKDEDFNLLELLKIFAKGCYFLACYQLKEALSYFLSLSREHRMTPFVLSKIGVTYFEMVNYEKAEEVFQKLRDLRPSQVIDMEIYSTALWHLQKSVPLSYLAHEMLETNPYSPEAWCILANCFSLQREHSQALKCINRGLQLDPTFEYAYTLQGHEHSANEEYEKSKTSFRKAIRINARHYNAWYGLGMVYLKTGRNDQADFHFQRAAEINPNNSVLISCIGMIFERCKDFEKALEFYCKACELDEKSSLARFKKAKVLILLHNYDRALTELERLKSIAPDEANVHFMLGKIYKQRGQKNMAMRHLTIAWNLDGKANHIIKESIENLDILEENLLTETGEIYKNYDN, from the exons ATGGTAGACCGACTAAAATGCCTTATCTGGTATTCTATTGATAATCAGCAGTATAAAAATGCCATCTTTTACGCAGAAAGGTTGTATGCCGTTGAAGATTCAGGCGAAAGTTTACACCTTTTGGCATATTCGCATCTTCTTAACCTTGATTACAACATTGCTTTTGATTTATTAAATCGTAATGTTAAGCACATTCCCTGTGTATTTGTCTTTGCAAAAGTGTGTTTAATTTTAGGTCGTTACAAACAAGGCATCACTTCTATAGAAACCTGTCGCCCGCAGTGGAAATCTATATTGCCAAACT TAAATGATACCAATGCTAATCGAGGTCGCCCGGACGCCTCGAGCATGCTTGATGTCTTGGGCTTAATGTACAAAAAGGCGGgttatataaaaaaagcaacagAATGCTTTGTAGAATCCATTTCCATAAATCCATACAATTTTacttgttttcaaaatttaatCGCAATTG GAGTCCCTCTTGATGTGGATAACATTTTTATTCTACCCCCATATTTGAATGCCCCAAAACTTTCAgaaaaattccaatttaATCCTCCTTTGGCTGGTCCTGATACCTATTCTCTAAAACGTGGAAAAAAACCTTTCCCATCACTAACGAAGCAAACAACTTCCGAGTTCCCAGTCAACCCTTCCTCCAGTTCTTCCATGTCGGCTTTTACGAATTGGTTTGACCGAGTTGATCCTAACACTAATGACGCGGAAGAGGAAGGAATAAAAGAGGAAGCAAAATTAAACCCAAGTTCAGCTTCCTATACCGATTCCTTAAAACCGTCTACGAGTTCGTCTTCTGTGCGAAAAGACATTCTCTCTAAAAATGAGGTTGCAAGTGCAAAGCTATCAACATACAAAACCGGTGCGCGCTTTGCAGCCAAGTTACGCGAAGCTAGCAACAAACGAAATGAGGGAGAGCTACCTTTAAATTATAAGGATGAAGATTTCAATTTGTTAGAGCTACTAAAAATCTTTGCAAAAGGTTGCTATTTTCTAGCTTGTTATCAGTTAAAGGAAGCATTGTCTTACTTTTTAAGTTTATCACGGGAGCATAGGATGACACCGTTTGTACTTTCGAAAATAGGAGTCACATACTTTGAAATGGTCAATTACgaaaaagctgaagaagTATTTCAGAAGCTTCGTGATTTACGCCCATCACAAGTAATAGATATGGAAATATATTCTACAGCTCTTTGGCACTTACAAAAATCCGTTCCTTTGTCTTATTTAGCTCATGAAATGTTGGAGACCAATCCATACTCACCAGAGGCGTGGTGTATATTAGCCAATTGCTTCTCTTTGCAAAGGGAGCACTCACAGGCACTTAAATGTATAAATAGAGGATTACAGTTAGATCCTACCTTTGAATATGCATACACGCTTCAGGGTCACGAACATTCCGCTAATGAGGAGTATGAAAAGTCGAAAACTTCGTTTAGAAAAGCGATACGTATCAATGCCCGACATTATAATGCTTGGTATGGTTTAGGAATGGTCTATTTGAAAACAGGAAGAAATGATCAGGCCGACTTTCACTTTCAACGTGCAGCCGAGATTAATCCCAACAATTCCGTTTTAATAAGTTGCATTGGTATGATCTTCGAGAGATgtaaagattttgaaaaagctttAGAATTTTACTGCAAGGCCTGTGAGTTAGATGAAAAATCCTCGCTCGCACGTTTCAAAAAGGCaaaagttttgattttattgCACAATTATGATAGAGCATTAACCGAGCTGGAACGATTAAAATCCATTGCACCAGACGAAGCTAACGTTCATTTTATGCTGGgaaaaatatacaaacaAAGAGGACAAAAGAATATGGCGATGCGGCATTTGACAATTGCATGGAATTTGGATGGAAAAGCCAATCAcataataaaagaatccaTTGAAAATCTGGACATCttagaagaaaacttaCTCACTGAAACGGGTGAAATTTACAAGAATTATGACAATTAG
- the slc1 gene encoding 1-acylglycerol-3-phosphate O-acyltransferase Slc1 translates to MGFLKSAVLATVSIFAGLCGINKVFCLPEPFRYYFRYFACFTFLAISAAYGVVASAICRLCGHPVLGQYLTAKAYYRMTSPVLDVRFRVENDEILKKNRPAVLVVNHQSELDILLAGSVFHPNFSIISKKSLKYIPLLGWFMLLSDAVFVDRARREDAIALFAKAAQRMKKENLDIWVFAEGTRTYAEKPLLLPLKKGAFHLAVQAQAPIIPIAVQNYSHIFHPPTKVFSRGEALAKVLDPISTVGKTAADVNSLLRETQEKMEAAMIEIDGFGKEDTKTK, encoded by the exons ATGGGATTCTTAAAAAGTGCAGTATTAGCTACGGTTTCGATTTTTGCTGGGTTATGTGGCATTAACAAGGTTTTTTGTCTGCCAGAGCCTTTCCGATACTATTTCCGCTACTTTGCATGTTTCACTTTTCTAGCAATTAGTGCTGCTTATGGTGTTGTTGCTTCTGCCATATGCCGTTTATGTGGACATCCAGTTTTAGGACAATATCTCACTGCGAAAGCCTACTATCGCATGACGAGCCCAGTATTAGACGTCCGTTTCCGAGTTGAAAACGATGaaatcttaaaaaaaaacaggCCGGCTGTCCTAGTGGTCAATCATCAATC TGAACTAGACATTTTGCTTGCAGGAAGCGTTTTCCATCCCAATTTCTcaattatttcaaaaaagtccTTAAAGTACATTCCTTTACTAGGATGGTTCATGCTACTTTCAGATGCCGTCTTTGTCGACCGAGCTAGACGTGAAGATGCCATTGCTCTTTTCGCAAAAGCTGCTCAACGtatgaaaaaagagaatcTTGACATTTGGGTTTTTGCTGAAGGAACTCGTACTTATGCAGAAAAGCCATTACTCTTACCGCTTAAAAAGGGTGCTTTCCATCTGGCTGTTCAAGCTCAAGCTCCGATTATTCCTATAGCTGTTCAGAACTACTCCCACATATTCCATCCTCCCACTAAGGTGTTTAGTAGAGGTGAAGCACTTGCGAAGGTTTTAGATCCCATATCTACAGTTGGCAAAACAGCTGCAGATGTGAATTCTTTGTTGCGTGAAacacaagaaaaaatggaagCTGCTATGATTGAAATTGAtggttttggaaaagaagatacAAAAACCAAGTAA
- the ckb1 gene encoding CK2 family regulatory subunit Ckb1 — protein sequence MQLYSSESESDESQYWVDWFLGLKGNEFFCEVDEDYIQDRFNLTGLSQEVPQYSHAIDLILDVLDPDLSEEIQDEVEASARHLYGLIHARYILTAQGLYKMLEKYKKCDFGHCPRVLCNGQPMLPVGLSDIPHTKSVKLYCARCEDVYTPKSQRHASIDGAYFGTSFPHMLFQVYPELAVPKSHERYIPRIFGFKVHSYSGIYRKQDNYKEKQKKRLQGDSADSKEENVVT from the exons ATGCAACTATATTCCTCTGAAAG TGAGTCAGACGAATCACAATATTGGGTTGACTGGTTTTTGGGGCTTAAGGGCAATGAGTTTTTTTGCGAAGTAGATGAAGATTATATACAAGATCGATTTAATTTGACTGGTTTAAGCCAGGAAGTTCCTCAATACTCTCATGCTATAGACTTAATTTTGGACGTTTTGGATCCTGATTTGTCTGAAGAAATCCAGGATGAAGTGGAAGCTAGTGCCCGCCATCTATATGGTCTGATTCATGCCCGTTATATTTTAACAGCTCAAGGGCTGTACAAAATG cttgaaaaatacaaaaaatgtGATTTTGGTCATTGTCCTCGTGTTTTATGCAACGGTCAGCCTATGCTACCAGTAGGTCTCTCTGACATACCTCATACGAAATCTGTGAAGCTTTATTGTGCTCGATGTGAAGACGTATATACTCCAAAATCACAACGACACGCTTCAATCGATGGTGCCTACTTTGGTACTTCTTTCCCTCATATGCTGTTCCAGGTTTATCCTGAATTGGCAGTCCCGAAGTCACATGAAAGATATATCCCTCGCATCTTTGGATTTAAAGTACATTCTTACTCTGGAATTTATCGAAAACAAGACAACTATAAggaaaagcagaaaaaacGTCTTCAAGGGGATAGTGCCGATTCTAAGGAAGAAAACGTTGTAACTTAA